In one Ictalurus punctatus breed USDA103 chromosome 19, Coco_2.0, whole genome shotgun sequence genomic region, the following are encoded:
- the wif1 gene encoding wnt inhibitory factor 1 gives MALMTLMFQLCFKTYFILVLRSLVVGAAPEQGSLYMWIDARQARILLGFEEDILIVSEGKMAPFTHDFRKAQQRMPSIPVHIHHVNFTWQVTDDQDDYFYEFQSLRSFDKDIMEDPIVNVPLLGSVPHKTSVIQVGFPCRGEQDGVAAFEVTILIMDRGGNIVLRTPHNAIFFKTCQKAKCPGGCRNGGYCSERHVCECQDGFYGTHCEKALCSPRCLNGGMCVSPGVCICPPGYYGGSCEKANCSTTCLNGGTCFHPGKCVCTAGFEGVRCEIGKCRQQCRNGGKCIGKNKCKCSKGYHGDLCSKAVCEPSCGAHGTCVEPNRCQCQEGWHGRHCNKRYRGGMSFLHSQTNPRPKSHTTSEKEIKEPSDPNRPSESNYVV, from the exons ATGGCTTTAATGACTCTCATGTTCCAGCTGTGTTTTAAGACCTACTTTATTCTAGTTTTGAGGAGTTTGGTAGTCGGAGCTGCCCCCGAGCAGGGAAGTCTGTACATGTGGATTGATGCCAGGCAAGCAAGGATATTAttag GTTTCGAGGAGGATATTTTAATTGTGTCCGAGGGGAAGATGGCCCCGTTCACGCACGACTTCAGGAAAGCGCAGCAGCGGATGCCCTCCATCCCCGTTCATATCCACCACGTGAACTTCACATGGCAAGTGACTGATGATCAG GACGATTACTTCTACGAGTTCCAGAGTCTGCGTTCCTTTGACAAGGACATCATGGAAGACCCCATCGTCAATGTCCCGCTCTTAGGCTCTGTACCTCACAAAACTTCAG TGATTCAGGTAGGCTTCCCATGTCGAGGTGAGCAAGATGGAGTTGCAGCATTTGAGGTCACCATTCTGATAATGGACAGGGGTGGAAACATCGTTCTCAGGACCCCACACAATGCCATCTTCTTTAAGACCTGCCAAAAAG CGAAGTGTCCTGGTGGCTGTAGGAATGGAGGATACTGCAGCGAGAGGCATGTCTGCGAGTGTCAGGACGGTTTCTATGGCACACATTGTGAGAAAG CCTTATGTTCCCCAAGATGCCTGAATGGAGGTATGTGCGTGAGTCCAGGAGTGTGTATTTGTCCTCCTGGCTACTATGGAGGCAGCTGTGAGAAAG CAAACTGCAGTACTACATGTTTGAACGGCGGAACATGTTTCCATCCTGGGAAATGTGTTTGCACTGCTGGATTCGAGGGTGTCCGCTGTGAAATAG GTAAATGCCGCCAGCAATGCAGAAATGGAGGCAAATGTATAGGAAAGAACAAATGCAAGTGCAGCAAAGGCTACCACGGAGATCTGTGCTCAAAAG cTGTCTGCGAGCCCAGCTGTGGAGCACACGGGACCTGCGTGGAGCCCAACAGGTGTCAGTGCCAGGAGGGTTGGCACGGACGTCACTGTAATAAGA GATATCGTGGGGGAATGTCATTCCTCCACAGCCAAACAAACCCCAGGCCCAAATCCCACACCACATCAGAGAAAGAAATCAAGGAGCCCTCCGATCCCAACCGCCCATCAGAAAGCAACTATGTAGTTTAA